The Pseudokineococcus lusitanus genome includes the window CCCAGGTGGTCGGCCAGCGCCCGGCGCACCTGCGCCGGGTCCGTGCCGTCGAGGACGACGAGCTCCACGCCCGCCGTCGCCGTGATGACCTCCGGCGCGAGCGAGGAGCCGCCCATGCCGCAGAGGACGACGCGGTCGACGCCCTCGTCGGCGAGCTCGGCGCGCAGCGCCTCCACCCGCGCGGGGACGTCGGCCGAGCGACGGGCCACGTCGACCCAGCCGAGCCGCCGCGAGGCCTCGTCGGCGGCGTCGGGGCCCCACAGGTCGGGCTCCTGCGCGGCCACCCGGCTCGCGACCCGGTCGGCCACGAGCGTCGGCACCGCGGCGGCGACGGCGCGGGCCGCGTCGCCCGTGGCGGCGACGGACAGGCCGCCCGCCGCCTCGGGGCCGGGGAGGGACCCGCCCGTCACTTCTGCGCCTCGGCGTCGTCGTCGGACGCCGACAGGCGCGCCATCTCGTCGGAGACCGTCTGCAGCAGCTCGGTCCAGCTGTCGGAGAACTTCTTGAGGCCCTCGGTCTCGAGCCCCTCGACGACCTCCGTGTAGGAGACGCCGAGCCGCTCGAGGTCGTCGAGGACCGCGGACGACGCGGCGGCCGTGCCGGTGACGGTGTCGCCGTGCACGACGCCGTGGTCGTACGTCTTGTCCATCGTGGCGCCCGGCATCGTGTTGACGGTGCCAGGGGCGACGAGCTCGGTGACGTAGAGGGTGTCGGGGTAGTCGGGGTTCTTCACGCCGGTCGACGCCCAGAGCGGGCGCTGCGGGCGGGCGCCGGCGTCGGCGAGGACCTGCCAGCGCGGCGTCGAGAAGACCTCCTCGTACGCGGCGTAGGCGAGACGGGCGTTGGCCAGGCCGGCCTTGCCGCGCAGCGCCAAGGCCTCGTCCGTGCCGATGGCCTCGAGCCGCGGGTCGATGTCGGTGTCGACCCGGCTGACGAAGAAGGACGCCACCGAGGCGATCTGCGAGAGGTCGCGGCCGGCCTCGCGGGCCTGCTCCAGCCCGGTGAGGTAGGCGTTCATGACGGCGCGGTAGCGGTCGAGGCTGAAGATCAGCGTGACGTTGACGCTGATGCCCTCGGAGATCGCCGTCGTGATGGCCGGCAGGCCCTCGACCGTCGCGGGGATCTTGACCATGAGGTTGGGGCGGTCGACGGCGGCCCAGATGGCGCGCGCCGCGGAGACGGTGCCCTCGGTGTCGTGCGCGAGGCCCGGCTCGACCTCGAGCGAGACGCGGCCGTCGAGGTGGCCCGTGCGCTCGTAGACGGGGGCGAAGAGGTCGCAGGCGCGGCGGACGTCCTCGGTCGTCAGCTGGAAGACGACCTCGTCGACGGAGGTGCCGGCGGCCGCGAGCTCGCGGGTCTGGTCGGCGTAGGCGTCGCCCTTGGCGAGCGCGCTGGCGAAGATCGTCGGGTTGCTCGTGACGCCGACGACGCCGCGGTCCTCGACCAGCCGCTGGAGCTCGCCGGAGCCGAGGAGCTCGCGGGACAGGTCGTCGAGCCAGACGGAGACGCCCTCGTCGCCGAGCTGGGCGAGGGGGTGGGTGGCGCTGCTGCTGGGGGTGGTCATGGTGGGTCCTCCCGTGCGGTGGGTGCGCCGCACGAGGCGGCGCGGTCTGCGGCCGTGGTCTGGGTGCCGTGCGTCGACCGGCCGGGCTGCGGCTGCTCAGGGCAGCGCCCTCCGACCGGTGCAACCCGCGCGAGGCGCGGGGTCATCCCGGGGGCGCGGGCCCGGGGAGAGGTCCCCGGGCCCGCGCCGACGGGTCAGCGGTCGCCTGTGCCGCCCTCGCTGGGCGAGGTGCCGCGGCCGCCGGGGGTGTCGCCGCCGCGCGCGGCGGCGATCGAGTCGCGGGCCGCCTGCGCGACGGCGTCGGCCGTGATGCCGAACTCGCGGTAGAGCCGCTCGTAGTCGGCGGACGCCCCGAAGTGCTCGAGGGAGACGGTGCGGCCGGCGTCGCCGACGACGTCGCGCCAGCCCATGGCCACGGCCGCCTCGACGGAGACGCGGGCCCGGACGGACGGCGGCAGGACCTCGTCGCGGTAGGCGTCGTCCTGCTCGTCGAACCACTCGCGGCACGGCATGGAGACGACGCGGGCGCGCACGCCCTCGGCCGCCAGCGCCTCTCGCGCCTCGACGGCCAGCTGGACCTCGGAGCCCGTGCCGACGAGGACGACGTCGGGCTGCTCGCCCTCGCCGAGGCCGTCGGCCTCCGCGAGGACGTAGGCGCCGCGCGCCGTCCCCGCCGCCGACGCGAAGGTCGCGCCCGAGGCCGCGCCCTCGCCGCGCTCGAAGGTGGGGACCTTCTGGCGCGTGAGGACGATGCCGGCCGGGTTCTTCGTGTTCTCGATGATCGTGCGCCACGCCCACGAGGTCTCGTTGGCGTCGGCCGGGCGGACGACGTCGAGGCCCGGGATGGCCCGCAGCGCGGCGAGGTGCTCGACCGGCTGGTGGGTGGGGCCGTCCTCGCCGAGGCCGATGGAGTCGTGCGTCCAGACGTAGATGGTCGGGACGGACATGACGGCGGCGAGCCGGACGGCACCGCGCATGTAGTCGGAGAAGACGAGGAAGGTGCCGCCGTAGGCGCGGGTGCCGCCGTGCAGCGTGATGCCGTTGAGGATCGACCCCATGGCGTGCTCGCGGATGCCGAAGTGCAGCGTGCGGCCGCCCTCGTCGCCCGGGAACTTCTTCGTGCCGCGGCTCGCGGGCACGAAGGAGCGCTCGCCGTCCATCGTCGTGTTGTTGGAGCCGGCCAGGTCGGCCGAGCCGCCCCACAGCTCGGGGAGGACCGGGGCGAGCGCGGACAGCACCGAGCCGGACGCCTCGCGGGTGGCGACGGCCTTGCCGGCCGGGAAGGCGGGCAGCGCGTCGGTCCAGCCCTCGGGCAGGCGGCGCTCGGAGATGCGGTCGAGGAGCTCGGCCCGCTCGGGGGCGGCCGTGCGCCACGCCTCGTAGCGCTCGTCCCAGGCCGCACGGACCTCGCGCGAGCGCTCGGAGAGGGTGCGGGTGACGCCGAGGACCTCGTCGTCGACCTGGAAGGTCCGGTCCGGGTCGAAGCCGAGGATCTCCTTGGTGGCGCGGATCTCCTCGTCGCCGAGGGCCGAGCCGTGCGAGCCGCCGGTGCCCTGCTTGGTGGGGGCGGGCCACGCGATGATCGTCGTCAGCTTGATGATGGAGGGGCGGCCCGTCTCGGCGCGCGCGGCGGTGATCGCGGCGTGCAGCGCCTCGACGTCCTCGGTGTACTCGCCCGAGGCGGTCCAGTCGACGTGCTGGGTGTGCCAGCCGTACGCCTCGTACCTCCCGAGCACGTCCTCGCTGAAGGCGATGTCCGTGTCGTCCTCGATGGAGATCTTGTTGTCGTCGTAGATGACGACGAGGTTGCCGAGCTCCTGGTGGCCGGCGAGCGACGACGCCTCGGCCGTCACGCCCTCCTGCACGTCGCCGTCGGAGGCGATGACGTAGACCGTGTGGTCGAAGGGGCTCTCGCCGGGCGCCGCGTCGGGGTCGAGCAGGTGGCGCTCGCGGCGGGCGGCCATGGCCATGCCGACCGAGCTGGCGAGGCCCTGGCCGAGCGGGCCCGTCGTGATCTCGACGCCGTCGGTGTGGCGGAACTCGGGGTGCCCCGGGGTCTTCGAGCCCCAGGTGCGCAGCTGCTGCAGGTCCTCGAGCGAGACGTCGTAGCCCGCGAGGAAGAGCTGGATGTAGAGGGTCAGGCTCGAGTGGCCGGCGGACAGCACGAAGCGGTCGCGGCCGTGCCAGTGCGAGTCCGACGGGTCGTGGCGCATGACCTTCTGGAAGAGGAGGTACGCCGCCGGGGCGAGGCTCATCGCCGTCCCGGGGTGGCCGTTGCCGACCTTCTGCACCGCGTCCGCGGCCAGCACGCGGACGGTGTCGACCGCCCTGCGGTCCGCGTCGGTCCAGGTGAACGCCTGCGGCGTCGTCTCGATGTCCATACGGGGGGACCCCTCGCGTCGCGGCCGCGCGCGGGCCCGGCCCGCCGACGGCCTGTTCTGGCGCGCGACCGCGGCGGCCGCGCGCGTCGGGACTTCTGCACGACCGGTCGCGCCGCCCGCCCTGCGGCGGTCCGCGGCTCGCGCCGGTCCCAGGACCGGACCCTAGTGGTCCAGGCCACATCGCGCCCCGCCTGCGGCCTCCCGGCGGGCCGCGCGTCGCGGCGCGTACGATCGGGACCGAACAGCCGACCGGCCGGCCCTCCCGAGGAGCCGCCGGGCCGCGGGCCCGCCCCGCGGGCCGCGCCGGCGCACCGCACCTGCACCCGCGACGAACGGACGAGAAGCCGCCGTGACTGCCCCCGAGCCGGTGCGCACCACCGCCGCCGCGGACCCGCGAGGCGGCCGGCCCAGCGGCCCGCTGCACCCCTCGGCCGACGGGGCGCCGCGTCGCTCGCGCGCCATGGCGTTCGTCGCGCTGACGAAGCCGCGCATCATCGAGCTCCTGCTCATCACGACCGTGCCGACGATGTTCCTCGCCGCGGGGGGCTTCCCGCCGCTCGCGCTCGTCCTCGCCACGCTCGTGGGAGGGGCCCTGGCGGCCGGCAGCGCCAACACGCTCAACTGCTACGTCGACCGCGACATCGACGCCAAGATGGACCGCACCCGCGAGCGCCCGCTGGTGACCGGCGAGGTGACCCCCCGCGAGGCCCTCGTCTTCGGCGTCGGCCTGGGCGTCGTCGCCACCGCCTGGCTCGCGCTGCTCGTCAACGTGCTCTCGGCCGTCCTCGCCCTCGCGGCGATCGCCTTCTACCTCTTCGTCTACACCCTCGGGCTCAAGCGCCGGACGTCGCAGAACATCGTCTGGGGCGGCGCCGCCGGCTGCATGCCTGTCCTCATCGGCTGGTCGGCCGTGACCGGCTCGCTGGGGTGGACGCCGCTCGTCCTCTTCGGCGTCATCTTCCTCTGGACGCCCCCGCACTACTGGCCGCTGTCGATGCGGTACGCCCGCGACTACAGCTCCGTCGACGTGCCGATGCTCGGCGCCGTCGAGCGCCCGGGCCTCGTCGCCCGGCGGATCACCGCCTACTCGTGGGCGATGGTGGCCTGCTCGCTCCTGCTCGTGCCCGTGGCCGGCACGGGCCCCGTCTACACGCTCGGGGCCGTCGTGCTCGGCGCCTGGTTCCTCGTCGAGGTCCACGGCCTGCGCCGCCGTGCCGCCCGCGCGGACTCCTCGTCGGAGCCGGTCGCCACGGCGGGGGCGATGCGCGTGTTCCACGTCTCGATCTCCTACCTCACCCTCCTCTTCGTCGCCGTCGGCGTGGACCCCTTCGTCCCCTGGTGGTGACGTGACGCCCGGCCCCGGCCGGCCGCCGACGTGACGACGCCGCCGCACCCCCTCGGGGTGCGGCGGCGTCGTCGTGCCGGGTGGTGCGGGGCCGTCAGCCGTAGAGGTCGACGACGACCCGGGGCGGGTCGCTGAGGCGGCTCACCGTGTACGGGACCTCCTCGGACAGGCCCACGACGACCTGCGCCTGGCCCTCGAAGACCCCGCCGACGTAGACCTCCTCGACGAAGGACGTCCCGGAGCCGGGGGTCGAGCCGACGAGCTCCTCGACGCCGGTGTCGAAGGGGTAGCCGAGGCCGCGCACGAAGAGGTCGAGGTAGACCTCGCCGTCGACGTCGAGCGGCTCCAGCGACGTCTCCTGGACGGCCTCGTCGGTGTACCGGGAGAACCAGCCCGGCGCGGCGTCCGCGGGGGCGTCGGGCCCGGCGGCGAGCTCGACGACGACACGGTCGAAGCCCTCGTGGCGCGCGGTGCGGACCTCCACGACGGACAGCGCCCCCCCGGTGCCGGAGGACTCCTGCTGCTCCGTCGTGGCCTCCTGCGGCACCTCGCCGCCGCCGCCGGGGGCGGGCGTCTCGTCCGCGGGGCCGTCCGTCGCGGACGGCTCCGGCTCCGGCTCCGTCGACGGCTCCGGGGAGGGCGACGGGGCGGAGGGGGACGGCGCCGGGCTCGGCGACGCCGAGGGGGACGGCGCGTCGGACGGGGTGACGACGGAGGGGGAGGAGGCGGGGCCGGCCGTGACCTCGTCGCCGCATCCGGCGACGAGGAGCAGGGCGGCGGCCGCGAGACCGGCGGCGGCGGCCCGGGCGGCGCGGCTCCCGGCGCGGCGCGCCGGTGCGGGGGAGGAGTTCTCGACCATGCCCCGATCTTCGACGCCCGCGGGGGCGCGGGTGACCACCTCGCGGTCACGATCTGCGCACATCACGTCACGATGTGCTCACGGCGGCGGCTCAGCGCGCGTCGGCACCCACGGCCGCGGGCGGGAGCCCGGCGGCGGCGTCCTCCGGCAGCCGCTCGCGCAGCCCCAGGACGAACGCCGTCGTCGCGACGACGAGCAGGGCCGCGCCGAGCATGTGGAGGCCCACGAGGAGCTCGGGCAGGCCCGTCAGGTACTGGACCCAGCCGACGACCCCCTGGCCGAGCACGACGCCGAGGACGACGAGGCCGCGGCGGCGCGCCCGGGCGGGCGCCCCCGTGCGCGCCAGGACGACGAGCAGCGCCACGAGCACGAGCACGAGGACGACGACGGCGTCGCCGTGGACCCGCGAGACGACGGCGGTGTCGAAGCCGAGGCGGGCGGGGTGCTCGGCGTCGCCCGAGTGCGGCCCGGACCCGGTGACCACGGTGCCGAGCGCGAGGACGAGGGCGACGAGCCCCACGAGCACGCCGGCCAGGCGGCGGGCGGCGGGCGCGACGAGGGGGCGCCGCGGGCCGTCGGCCCCCTCGCGCACGCGCAGCAGCAGGGCGGTGGAGGCGGCGACGAGCCCCATGGAGACGAGGAAGTGGACGGCCACGGTGGCCGGGTGGAGCTGCGTGAGCACCGTGACGCCGCCGATGGCCGCCTGCAGCACGACACCGACGAGCGGGGCGGCGCCGAGCGGCAGCAGCGTGGCCGGCCGCCGGTCGGTGAGCACGAGCCGGGCGACGACGACGAGGGCCGTCACGGCCGCCAGGCCGACGACGAAGGTGAGCAGCCGGTTGGCGAACTCGATGTCGTCGTGGAGGCCCATCTCCGGGTTGTAGACCGGCGTGTAGGAGCCGGCGACGCAGTGCGGCCAGGTGGGGCAGCCCAGCCCCGAGCCCGTCAGCCGGACGGCGCCGCCGGTGACGACGATGCCCACCTGGGCGACGAGGTTCACCACGAGCGGGACGACGACCCAGCGCGGGGCGGCCGACCGGGCCGGGCCGGTGCCGGCGGGGCGACCCGCCGTCGCGAGCGGGGGAGAGCTGGTCACCCGCCCAGGGTACGGCGGCGTCCCCGGCGCCCCGGCCGCCCCCACGACGTCCGCCCGCGGGCCCGCCGCCGCCGGCGGGTCAGTCCCAGCGGAACCAGCGGCGCGCCGCCAGCGTGGCGACGACCGCCCAGGCGAGCAGGACGCCGAGGGCCGCCAGGTCCAGCGACCCGTCGAGGGACGCCTGCCGCAGGCCCTCGCCGAGGGCCCCCGACGGCAGCACGTGGACGAGCACGCCCCACGCGCCGGGGAGGACGTCGGCGGGCACGACGACGCCCCCGCCGACGAGGAGCGCGGCCCACACGAGGTTGGCCACGGCGAGGACCGCCTCCGCGCGCAGCGTGCCGGCCAGGAGCAGCGCCAGCGCCGTCAGCGCGGCCGTGGCCACGAGGACGAGCAGCGCGCCCGGCAGCAGGCCGACCGGGTCGGGGCGCCAGCCGACCGCCAGCGCCACGCCGCCGAGGAGGACCACCTGGACCGCCTCGACGGCGAGGACCCCGAGCACGCGCCCGGCCAGCAGGCCGCCGCGGCCGAGCGGCGTCGTCGCCAGCAGCCGCAGCACGCCGCTGCGGCGGTCGAAGCCCGTGGCGATGGCCTGGCCCGTGAAGGCCGTCGAGAGGACGGCCAGGGCGAGGACGCCGGGGGCGACGACGTCGACCGGGCGCTCGCCGGGGGCCAGGCCCAGGTCGACGATCTCGGTGCGCGACAGGCCGACGAGGACCAGCGCGGGCAGGACGAGCGTCAGCAGGACCTGCTCGGCGTTGCGGAGCATCGTCCCCGCCTCCCAGCGGGCCTGCGCGAGCACCCGGGCGACCGGCGGGGCCGGGGCGGGCGCGGGCGCCGGGGCGGGGGCGGTCATCGCAGGCTCCGTCCGGTGAGGTCGAGGAATACCTCCTCGAGGCTGGGGCGCCCGACGACGAGCGCGTCCGGCATCACCCCCCGGGCGGCGCACCACGAGGTCACGCCCGCCACGACCTGCGGGTCGACGACCCCCGAGACGACGTAGCTGCCGGGCGTCGGCTCGCTGACGACGACGTCCTCCGACAGCGCCCGGCGCAGCGGGTCGAGGTCCATGCCCGCCCCGGCGGTGAAGCGCAGGGACGCCGCGGACCGGGCGACGAGGACCTGCGGCGGTCCCGCGGCGAGGGCCCTGCCCCCGTCGACGATGACGACGGACGTGGCGAGGCGCTCGGCCTCGTCGAGGTCGTGGGTCGTCAGCAGCACGCCGGTGCCCCCGGCGACGACCTCGCGGACGAGGTCCTGGACGACGAGGCGCGCCGCCGGGTCCATGCCCGCGGTCGGCTCGTCGAGGAAGAGGAGCCGGGGCCGGCCGACGAGGGCCGCCGCCAGCGCGAGGCGCTGCCGCTGCCCGCCGGACAGCCGCCGGACGGGCGTGCGGGCGGCGGCGTGGAGCCCGAGCCGGTCGGCGAGCTCGTCGACGTCCCGCGGGGCGGCGTGCAGCCGTGCGAGGTGGCGCAGCAGCCGCAGCGGCCGGGCGGAGGTGGGCAGGCCGCCGTCCTGCAGCATCGCCCCGACGGCGGCGCGGTGCTGCGGGTCCTCCCCGGCGCCGGGCATCTCCCGGCCGAGGACCTCGACGCGACCGGCGTCCGGGCGGCGCAGCCCGAGGCAGCACTCGACGGTCGTCGTCTTGCCGGCGCCGTTGGGACCGAGGAGCGCGGTGATGCCGCCCGGCTCCACGTCGAGGTCGAGGCCGTCCACGGCGAGGGCACGGCTGCCGCCGGCGTAGCGCTTGACGAGCCCGCGCACGCGCAGCGCGGCCCCGGCGGACGGGGAGCCGTCCGGAGGACCACCCACGGCGCCGGAGCCTACGTCGGCCGCGGCCCCCCGCCCGCCGCCGGGGCGGGGGACCCCCGGACGGGGACGACCCGCGGGAGGGCGGCCAGGCAAGGGCAGCCTCACTGGACGCGCCCCGAGATTTCGTCACACTGGCGTCATGAAACCCGCCGGGAGCACGCGCGCCACGGCGCCGTCCCCCGGTCGGGCCGACGGCGCCGTCCCCACCCGCGAGCGGGTCCTCGCCGTCGTCGTCGAGCACGGCCCCGTCACCGTGGGCCGTGTCGCCGAGGTCCTCGGCCTCACGCCCGCCGGCGTCCGGCGCCACCTGGAGGCGATGGCCCTCGAGGGCCTCGTCGCCGACCGGCGCGACCGCGGCGCCGCCCCCGGCGCCCCCGGCCGGCCCGGACGCCCGG containing:
- a CDS encoding COX15/CtaA family protein → MTSSPPLATAGRPAGTGPARSAAPRWVVVPLVVNLVAQVGIVVTGGAVRLTGSGLGCPTWPHCVAGSYTPVYNPEMGLHDDIEFANRLLTFVVGLAAVTALVVVARLVLTDRRPATLLPLGAAPLVGVVLQAAIGGVTVLTQLHPATVAVHFLVSMGLVAASTALLLRVREGADGPRRPLVAPAARRLAGVLVGLVALVLALGTVVTGSGPHSGDAEHPARLGFDTAVVSRVHGDAVVVLVLVLVALLVVLARTGAPARARRRGLVVLGVVLGQGVVGWVQYLTGLPELLVGLHMLGAALLVVATTAFVLGLRERLPEDAAAGLPPAAVGADAR
- the tal gene encoding transaldolase, with translation MTTPSSSATHPLAQLGDEGVSVWLDDLSRELLGSGELQRLVEDRGVVGVTSNPTIFASALAKGDAYADQTRELAAAGTSVDEVVFQLTTEDVRRACDLFAPVYERTGHLDGRVSLEVEPGLAHDTEGTVSAARAIWAAVDRPNLMVKIPATVEGLPAITTAISEGISVNVTLIFSLDRYRAVMNAYLTGLEQAREAGRDLSQIASVASFFVSRVDTDIDPRLEAIGTDEALALRGKAGLANARLAYAAYEEVFSTPRWQVLADAGARPQRPLWASTGVKNPDYPDTLYVTELVAPGTVNTMPGATMDKTYDHGVVHGDTVTGTAAASSAVLDDLERLGVSYTEVVEGLETEGLKKFSDSWTELLQTVSDEMARLSASDDDAEAQK
- a CDS encoding ABC transporter ATP-binding protein, with the protein product MGGPPDGSPSAGAALRVRGLVKRYAGGSRALAVDGLDLDVEPGGITALLGPNGAGKTTTVECCLGLRRPDAGRVEVLGREMPGAGEDPQHRAAVGAMLQDGGLPTSARPLRLLRHLARLHAAPRDVDELADRLGLHAAARTPVRRLSGGQRQRLALAAALVGRPRLLFLDEPTAGMDPAARLVVQDLVREVVAGGTGVLLTTHDLDEAERLATSVVIVDGGRALAAGPPQVLVARSAASLRFTAGAGMDLDPLRRALSEDVVVSEPTPGSYVVSGVVDPQVVAGVTSWCAARGVMPDALVVGRPSLEEVFLDLTGRSLR
- a CDS encoding heme o synthase gives rise to the protein MAFVALTKPRIIELLLITTVPTMFLAAGGFPPLALVLATLVGGALAAGSANTLNCYVDRDIDAKMDRTRERPLVTGEVTPREALVFGVGLGVVATAWLALLVNVLSAVLALAAIAFYLFVYTLGLKRRTSQNIVWGGAAGCMPVLIGWSAVTGSLGWTPLVLFGVIFLWTPPHYWPLSMRYARDYSSVDVPMLGAVERPGLVARRITAYSWAMVACSLLLVPVAGTGPVYTLGAVVLGAWFLVEVHGLRRRAARADSSSEPVATAGAMRVFHVSISYLTLLFVAVGVDPFVPWW
- the tkt gene encoding transketolase; the encoded protein is MDIETTPQAFTWTDADRRAVDTVRVLAADAVQKVGNGHPGTAMSLAPAAYLLFQKVMRHDPSDSHWHGRDRFVLSAGHSSLTLYIQLFLAGYDVSLEDLQQLRTWGSKTPGHPEFRHTDGVEITTGPLGQGLASSVGMAMAARRERHLLDPDAAPGESPFDHTVYVIASDGDVQEGVTAEASSLAGHQELGNLVVIYDDNKISIEDDTDIAFSEDVLGRYEAYGWHTQHVDWTASGEYTEDVEALHAAITAARAETGRPSIIKLTTIIAWPAPTKQGTGGSHGSALGDEEIRATKEILGFDPDRTFQVDDEVLGVTRTLSERSREVRAAWDERYEAWRTAAPERAELLDRISERRLPEGWTDALPAFPAGKAVATREASGSVLSALAPVLPELWGGSADLAGSNNTTMDGERSFVPASRGTKKFPGDEGGRTLHFGIREHAMGSILNGITLHGGTRAYGGTFLVFSDYMRGAVRLAAVMSVPTIYVWTHDSIGLGEDGPTHQPVEHLAALRAIPGLDVVRPADANETSWAWRTIIENTKNPAGIVLTRQKVPTFERGEGAASGATFASAAGTARGAYVLAEADGLGEGEQPDVVLVGTGSEVQLAVEAREALAAEGVRARVVSMPCREWFDEQDDAYRDEVLPPSVRARVSVEAAVAMGWRDVVGDAGRTVSLEHFGASADYERLYREFGITADAVAQAARDSIAAARGGDTPGGRGTSPSEGGTGDR
- a CDS encoding ABC transporter permease, with protein sequence MTAPAPAPAPAPAPPVARVLAQARWEAGTMLRNAEQVLLTLVLPALVLVGLSRTEIVDLGLAPGERPVDVVAPGVLALAVLSTAFTGQAIATGFDRRSGVLRLLATTPLGRGGLLAGRVLGVLAVEAVQVVLLGGVALAVGWRPDPVGLLPGALLVLVATAALTALALLLAGTLRAEAVLAVANLVWAALLVGGGVVVPADVLPGAWGVLVHVLPSGALGEGLRQASLDGSLDLAALGVLLAWAVVATLAARRWFRWD
- a CDS encoding AMIN-like domain-containing (lipo)protein, which produces MCADRDREVVTRAPAGVEDRGMVENSSPAPARRAGSRAARAAAAGLAAAALLLVAGCGDEVTAGPASSPSVVTPSDAPSPSASPSPAPSPSAPSPSPEPSTEPEPEPSATDGPADETPAPGGGGEVPQEATTEQQESSGTGGALSVVEVRTARHEGFDRVVVELAAGPDAPADAAPGWFSRYTDEAVQETSLEPLDVDGEVYLDLFVRGLGYPFDTGVEELVGSTPGSGTSFVEEVYVGGVFEGQAQVVVGLSEEVPYTVSRLSDPPRVVVDLYG